The Frondihabitans australicus genome includes a region encoding these proteins:
- a CDS encoding DUF7059 domain-containing protein translates to MSSSLIAALRSDLDHSLFTVSHLSGAGAWGAAGGAALFRGERIAARRALESRSPAGERERASDTLARLFVLGYPQDRDDVEAALPRLGLAGAFELDLLDVDGDVVRPLVDLRPYSFVDSAGEANWWIASDLGELALQGPLREDHVLGIGGASTTLSGLMIPRRVDRVLDLGTGSGIQALHAARHAREVVATDISERALAFARLNAELNLIDGIDFRLGSLFEPVRGETFDHIVSNPPFVITPRVEGVPAYEYRDGGMVGDALVATVVAGCAEHLAPGGVAQLLGNWETGRDGRRGAYSVADWVRRGARPLDVWVVEREVQDAPTYAETWIRDGGTRPGSPDFERLYEAWLDDFEARGITEVGFGYITLRRPTSADAAAVERIERLTGALGGSEVGLGPHLADTLDALDRLRDLGDDQLAAQTLRVAGDVTEQRHYWPGNDDPTVIELRQGGGFARTVPSGTALSGLVGACDGELSVGAIVGALAELLEVDEADLRAELLPQVRELVTTGILRF, encoded by the coding sequence GTGTCCTCCTCCCTCATCGCCGCGCTCCGCTCCGACCTCGACCACTCGCTTTTCACGGTGTCCCACCTCTCCGGCGCCGGAGCCTGGGGTGCCGCGGGCGGCGCGGCCCTGTTCCGCGGCGAGCGGATCGCGGCCCGGCGCGCGCTCGAGTCGCGGTCCCCGGCCGGTGAGCGCGAACGCGCGTCCGACACGCTCGCGCGACTGTTCGTGCTGGGCTACCCGCAGGATCGCGACGACGTCGAGGCCGCACTGCCTCGCCTCGGCCTCGCCGGGGCCTTCGAGCTCGACCTCCTCGACGTCGACGGCGATGTCGTGAGGCCGCTGGTCGACCTTCGCCCCTATTCGTTCGTCGACTCCGCCGGCGAGGCCAACTGGTGGATCGCCTCCGATCTCGGCGAGCTCGCTCTCCAGGGCCCGCTCCGCGAAGACCACGTCCTCGGTATCGGCGGCGCGTCGACGACGCTGAGCGGGCTGATGATCCCGCGCCGCGTCGACCGGGTCCTCGACCTGGGCACGGGGTCGGGCATCCAGGCTCTCCACGCCGCCCGCCACGCTCGCGAGGTCGTCGCCACGGACATCTCCGAGCGAGCACTCGCCTTCGCACGGCTCAACGCCGAGCTGAACCTCATCGACGGCATCGACTTCCGCCTCGGCAGCCTCTTCGAGCCCGTCCGGGGCGAGACCTTCGACCACATCGTGTCCAACCCGCCGTTCGTGATCACGCCTCGCGTCGAGGGTGTGCCCGCCTACGAATACCGCGACGGCGGCATGGTGGGCGACGCGCTCGTGGCGACGGTGGTGGCGGGGTGCGCCGAGCACCTCGCCCCGGGCGGCGTGGCGCAGCTCCTGGGCAACTGGGAGACAGGTCGCGACGGCCGTCGCGGCGCCTACTCGGTCGCCGACTGGGTGAGACGCGGTGCCCGGCCGCTCGACGTCTGGGTGGTCGAGCGAGAGGTGCAAGACGCTCCCACCTACGCGGAGACGTGGATCCGCGACGGAGGCACCCGCCCCGGCAGCCCCGACTTCGAGCGACTGTACGAGGCCTGGCTCGACGACTTCGAGGCCCGTGGAATCACCGAGGTCGGCTTCGGCTACATCACGCTCCGGCGACCGACGAGCGCCGACGCCGCAGCCGTCGAGCGGATCGAGCGCCTCACCGGTGCCCTCGGCGGCTCCGAGGTGGGCCTCGGCCCTCACCTGGCCGACACTCTCGACGCCCTCGACCGCCTTCGCGACCTCGGCGACGATCAGCTGGCAGCCCAGACGCTCCGGGTGGCGGGCGACGTCACCGAGCAGCGCCACTACTGGCCGGGCAACGACGACCCCACCGTCATCGAGCTCCGCCAGGGCGGCGGGTTCGCCCGCACCGTGCCGTCGGGCACAGCTCTGTCGGGCCTCGTCGGAGCGTGCGACGGCGAGCTGAGCGTCGGCGCGATCGTCGGGGCGCTCGCTGAGCTGCTCGAGGTCGACGAGGCAGACCTTCGTGCCGAGCTGCTGCCGCAGGTTCGCGAGTTGGTGACCACGGGCATCCTGCGCTTCTGA